One window of Rhizobium leguminosarum genomic DNA carries:
- a CDS encoding glycine-rich domain-containing protein — MATEIRLRKGTTAQHAAFTGANAEITVDTTKKTAVVHDGATLGGFPLQREDASMAAVKIQKFTASGTYTPDAKMIWCIIECIGGGGGGGGAANASANTFNGAGGGSSGGYSKKSVSKAAVGASQAVTIGAAGTAGAAGNNAGGAGGDTSVGSLCVAKGGLGGGGAADGASGAGSAGATITGAVGDITLPGGMGSDGRNHNATALAFFSAGGAGAAAPVYGTATKATAPGSNGNAGTGYGSGGSGASSYNAVSQRAGGAGVGGFVIITEFCWG; from the coding sequence ATGGCAACTGAAATACGCCTCCGAAAAGGCACGACGGCGCAGCATGCCGCATTCACTGGCGCCAATGCCGAAATAACCGTTGATACAACAAAGAAAACAGCGGTCGTTCATGACGGCGCGACCCTCGGCGGTTTTCCGCTACAACGCGAAGACGCCAGCATGGCGGCTGTAAAAATTCAGAAATTCACAGCGTCTGGAACCTACACGCCAGACGCCAAAATGATCTGGTGCATAATCGAGTGTATCGGCGGCGGCGGCGGTGGTGGTGGCGCGGCGAATGCCAGCGCCAATACGTTTAATGGCGCAGGCGGCGGTAGCTCAGGCGGCTATTCAAAAAAATCAGTATCCAAGGCCGCGGTGGGCGCTTCTCAAGCCGTCACGATCGGCGCGGCCGGTACGGCCGGGGCGGCAGGCAATAATGCGGGCGGTGCCGGCGGCGATACCAGTGTCGGGTCTCTTTGCGTAGCGAAGGGCGGTCTTGGCGGCGGCGGCGCGGCTGATGGTGCCAGTGGTGCGGGCAGTGCGGGCGCAACCATCACCGGGGCAGTTGGCGATATAACCTTGCCTGGTGGCATGGGATCCGACGGGAGAAACCACAACGCAACAGCTCTCGCGTTTTTCTCTGCCGGCGGCGCGGGTGCTGCAGCGCCAGTTTACGGCACTGCTACAAAAGCGACGGCTCCAGGCTCGAATGGCAATGCTGGAACCGGTTACGGGTCTGGCGGTAGCGGCGCATCGTCATACAATGCGGTCTCTCAGCGTGCAGGCGGCGCAGGCGTTGGCGGTTTCGTCATCATTACCGAGTTCTGCTGGGGCTAA
- a CDS encoding HNH endonuclease, translating into MKTALKRRYLLLLFQKQEGKCCYCDQHVILSYRWRDQQRPDAATIEHLQRLADGGGHHPDNLALACKSCNEGRQELDWLTYRSLKRARSTNTCDPSIAEQGQQSEPRRSCAIHVPTNARQPLEKPGNAGNPRQHRWRMI; encoded by the coding sequence ATGAAGACGGCACTGAAACGACGATACCTGCTGTTGCTCTTCCAAAAGCAGGAAGGGAAATGCTGCTATTGCGACCAGCACGTAATTCTTTCCTACCGTTGGCGCGATCAGCAGCGGCCTGACGCCGCCACGATAGAGCACCTACAGCGGCTAGCGGACGGTGGAGGTCACCATCCCGACAATCTCGCGCTCGCGTGCAAGTCATGCAATGAGGGTCGGCAAGAACTCGACTGGCTGACATACCGATCACTAAAGCGGGCGAGATCCACGAATACGTGCGATCCGTCGATCGCGGAGCAAGGGCAGCAGAGTGAGCCACGCAGATCATGCGCCATTCATGTTCCAACGAATGCCCGCCAACCCTTGGAAAAGCCCGGAAATGCTGGGAATCCTCGGCAACACCGATGGCGCATGATTTAG
- a CDS encoding terminase TerL endonuclease subunit, with protein MQCLYGVRSLAKRIDLAAVAMAVPMEDGRIALHVQTFCPEGAIRRRTDGVPYALWRDQGWLTATPGDTIDLDMIENYIRELAERFQVEEVAFDRWHAQDVMKSLEDDGLPVAEFPQNISTFARPVIDFEATMFDRKFVHGGNPLLRWAVGNVVLYTDASGNRRPVKERSIDKIDPAVAAIISAGRAIQGASGRSSYEDADMSDLSLFAV; from the coding sequence ATGCAGTGCTTATATGGCGTCAGATCCTTAGCCAAACGCATCGACCTCGCCGCGGTTGCAATGGCCGTTCCTATGGAGGACGGCAGGATCGCCCTTCACGTCCAAACGTTTTGCCCAGAGGGCGCCATTCGCCGCCGAACTGACGGCGTGCCGTATGCGCTCTGGCGCGATCAAGGCTGGCTTACCGCAACACCGGGCGACACGATCGACCTGGACATGATCGAAAACTACATTCGCGAACTGGCCGAGCGCTTCCAAGTCGAGGAAGTTGCGTTCGATCGGTGGCACGCTCAGGACGTTATGAAAAGCTTGGAAGACGACGGCCTGCCCGTTGCCGAATTCCCGCAAAACATTTCCACGTTTGCGCGGCCAGTCATCGACTTCGAGGCGACCATGTTTGACCGCAAGTTTGTTCACGGCGGCAATCCGCTCCTCAGATGGGCTGTCGGCAATGTGGTTCTCTACACCGATGCCAGCGGCAACCGGCGTCCCGTAAAGGAAAGATCTATCGACAAAATCGACCCTGCAGTCGCGGCCATAATCTCAGCCGGCCGCGCCATCCAAGGGGCATCCGGCCGCAGTTCATACGAAGATGCTGACATGAGCGATTTGTCGCTCTTCGCCGTCTAG
- a CDS encoding helix-turn-helix domain-containing protein, with product MIPLQCKMARMALNIGVRDLATMAKVAPGTVSRFESGEDLKERTVDALQRALEEAGVIFLDGTYSGSGGPGVRLMTQPKSDA from the coding sequence ATGATTCCTCTCCAGTGTAAAATGGCGCGCATGGCGCTCAATATCGGTGTGCGAGATCTCGCGACCATGGCAAAAGTCGCGCCCGGGACCGTATCCAGGTTTGAGTCAGGCGAAGATCTAAAAGAGCGGACGGTTGACGCGCTGCAGCGCGCCCTAGAGGAGGCCGGTGTGATCTTCCTCGACGGCACCTATTCCGGCTCGGGCGGCCCAGGCGTTCGCCTTATGACGCAGCCGAAATCGGATGCGTAG